In Sporosarcina sp. PTS2304, a genomic segment contains:
- the der gene encoding ribosome biogenesis GTPase Der, whose translation MKKPTVAIVGRPNVGKSTIFNRIVGERISIVEDVSGVTRDRIYSSAEWLNYEFNLIDTGGIDISDEPLLEQIRMQAEIAIDEADAIIFLTNGRDGVTDADEQVARMLYKTKKPVVLAVNKVDNPEMKEMIYDFYSLGFGEPYPISGSHGLGLGDLLDAVAESFKQMDLEEEEDDSIKFCLIGRPNVGKSSLVNALLGEDRVIVSDIAGTTTDAIDSVKVVDGQEYKIIDTAGMRKKGKVYENTEKYSVLRALKAIDRSDVVLIVLNAEEGIREQDKRVAGFAEEAGKGVMFVVNKWDTLEKDDKTMNNFIDDIRDQFRFLDYAPIHFVSAETKQRVHTLIPNIHMISENHALRIQSSVLNEVIEDAVARNPAPSDKGRRLRIYYATQVAIQPPTFVVFVNEPSLMHFSYERFLQNRLREAFGFEGTPIRLITRARS comes from the coding sequence ATGAAAAAACCAACAGTAGCAATAGTAGGAAGACCAAACGTAGGGAAATCTACAATCTTTAACCGTATTGTAGGTGAACGTATTTCCATCGTAGAAGATGTCTCGGGTGTGACACGAGATCGTATTTACAGTTCAGCAGAATGGCTGAATTATGAATTCAACTTAATTGACACAGGTGGAATTGATATAAGTGATGAGCCACTACTAGAACAAATACGTATGCAGGCAGAAATCGCGATTGATGAAGCGGATGCGATCATCTTTTTGACGAACGGCAGAGATGGTGTAACAGACGCTGATGAACAAGTGGCGAGAATGCTCTACAAAACAAAGAAGCCTGTCGTGTTGGCGGTAAATAAGGTAGACAATCCTGAAATGAAAGAAATGATTTATGATTTCTATTCACTCGGTTTTGGCGAACCTTATCCTATTTCAGGATCACACGGTCTAGGACTAGGTGATTTACTGGATGCTGTCGCTGAAAGTTTTAAGCAAATGGATTTAGAAGAAGAAGAGGATGATTCCATTAAATTCTGTTTAATTGGACGTCCAAATGTTGGTAAATCTTCCCTTGTGAACGCATTGCTAGGTGAAGACCGCGTAATTGTAAGTGATATTGCGGGAACAACAACTGATGCGATTGACTCCGTGAAAGTAGTAGACGGACAAGAGTATAAGATTATCGATACAGCAGGTATGCGTAAAAAAGGTAAAGTGTATGAAAATACGGAAAAATACAGTGTGTTGCGTGCGTTAAAAGCAATTGACCGTTCAGATGTCGTGTTAATCGTACTCAATGCAGAAGAAGGTATTCGTGAGCAGGATAAACGTGTTGCCGGTTTCGCGGAAGAAGCAGGTAAAGGCGTCATGTTTGTAGTCAATAAATGGGATACGTTAGAAAAAGACGACAAAACGATGAATAATTTCATTGATGACATTCGAGATCAGTTCCGTTTCTTAGATTATGCTCCGATTCACTTTGTCTCTGCAGAAACGAAGCAACGCGTGCATACATTAATTCCAAATATCCATATGATTAGTGAAAATCATGCGCTACGTATTCAGTCTAGTGTATTAAACGAAGTAATCGAGGATGCAGTTGCAAGAAATCCGGCACCGTCTGATAAAGGTCGCCGTCTGCGTATTTATTATGCGACTCAAGTGGCTATTCAACCGCCTACTTTTGTTGTATTCGTAAACGAACCATCACTTATGCACTTCTCGTACGAACGTTTTCTGCAAAATAGATTACGTGAAGCGTTTGGGTTTGAAGGAACGCCAATCCGCTTGATCACTAGAGCAAGAAGCTAA
- the ndk gene encoding nucleoside-diphosphate kinase: MERTFIMVKPDGVQRNLIGEIVGRFENKGYQLVGGKLMNISKELAEQHYGEHSERPFFGELVEFITSGPVFAMVWEGENVISTARLMMGATNPTESAPGTVRGDFAVTVGKNIIHGSDSSESASREINLFFKEEELVTYDKSVNNWIN, encoded by the coding sequence ATGGAAAGAACATTTATTATGGTAAAGCCAGACGGCGTACAACGTAACCTAATTGGTGAAATCGTTGGTCGTTTCGAAAACAAAGGATATCAATTAGTTGGTGGGAAATTGATGAATATTTCTAAAGAACTTGCTGAGCAACATTACGGAGAGCATAGTGAACGTCCATTCTTCGGAGAACTTGTAGAATTCATCACTTCTGGACCGGTATTCGCAATGGTTTGGGAAGGCGAGAATGTCATCTCTACTGCACGCCTAATGATGGGTGCTACGAATCCAACAGAATCTGCTCCTGGAACAGTCCGTGGAGATTTCGCTGTAACGGTAGGTAAGAATATTATACACGGTTCGGATTCATCTGAGTCAGCAAGCCGCGAGATTAACTTGTTCTTCAAAGAGGAAGAGCTTGTGACTTATGACAAATCAGTGAACAACTGGATTAACTAA
- a CDS encoding polyprenyl synthetase family protein: MEKIKLMSLYTDFRKDVAYIEKELERSVQSSSPIVRKASLHLLKAGGKRIRPIFVILAAQFGRYSLENVAKVAVSLELIHMASLVHDDVIDDSDMRRGLETVKAKWNNRVAMYAGDFIFSRALTSIGDIEKESVHRILAETMLEICKGEIIQIDFQQQTDQNLRDYLKRIKRKTALLLASSCELGALSTDADAVTVQKLRRYGYFTGMAFQIIDDILDITSTDSELGKPAGSDLLNGHITLPILYIKDDAEFIPYMERAFTGQMAESDRQNMLRYIRQSGALEKAQHVSNLYLAKALKELEDLPGGKSKKALIQIADFIGQRKY, encoded by the coding sequence TTGGAAAAAATTAAGTTAATGTCACTTTATACGGATTTCCGCAAAGATGTGGCTTATATTGAAAAAGAGCTTGAGCGTTCCGTGCAATCTTCTTCTCCCATTGTCCGTAAAGCGTCTTTGCATTTATTGAAAGCAGGAGGGAAAAGAATTCGGCCGATCTTCGTTATTTTGGCAGCGCAGTTCGGGCGGTACTCTCTTGAAAATGTAGCGAAAGTTGCGGTGTCTCTGGAATTGATCCATATGGCATCACTCGTCCATGATGACGTAATCGACGATTCAGACATGCGCCGGGGCTTGGAGACAGTTAAAGCAAAATGGAATAACCGAGTAGCAATGTATGCCGGTGATTTTATCTTTTCTCGCGCGCTGACATCCATTGGCGACATTGAGAAAGAATCTGTACATAGAATTTTGGCAGAAACGATGCTTGAAATATGTAAAGGGGAAATCATTCAAATTGACTTCCAACAACAAACAGATCAAAATTTACGCGATTATTTGAAACGGATCAAACGCAAAACTGCGCTGCTCCTAGCGTCTAGTTGTGAACTGGGTGCATTGAGTACAGATGCGGACGCTGTGACCGTGCAGAAACTCAGAAGATATGGTTATTTCACGGGTATGGCTTTTCAAATCATTGATGATATCCTGGATATTACATCAACAGACTCTGAACTCGGCAAACCGGCAGGCAGTGACTTATTGAACGGTCATATTACGTTGCCTATACTATACATAAAAGATGATGCGGAGTTTATACCCTATATGGAACGTGCGTTTACAGGTCAGATGGCGGAATCCGATCGTCAAAACATGCTACGTTATATCCGGCAGAGCGGGGCACTGGAAAAAGCTCAACATGTCAGTAACCTATACTTGGCAAAAGCGTTAAAAGAACTGGAAGACCTCCCTGGGGGCAAGTCAAAGAAAGCGCTAATCCAAATTGCAGACTTTATCGGCCAACGAAAATATTAA
- a CDS encoding heptaprenyl diphosphate synthase component 1, with protein sequence METQGFNDSIDNYIENLRRAIYQPIVERDVGHVTIDRRKATILLLPLLNGEQWTDEMHTAALAIGAIHTAFDIHDQIDIDNASTKEQQLMVLAGDHFSGIHYKLLASIPNFHLIRSLSAAIGKINECKTTLLQSPPHSQEERLALISEVESGCIIEFFHTFGFTRYAAMVETLFPLLWLLDSKQRDVTDVKFPHLKLATADAEQWIERFQQNMNDRLQNSFFLHKPVINEVVGMFERGESKLI encoded by the coding sequence ATGGAAACACAAGGATTCAATGACTCAATCGACAATTATATAGAAAACTTGCGACGCGCTATTTACCAGCCGATTGTCGAACGTGATGTAGGTCATGTTACGATTGATAGAAGAAAAGCGACCATACTTTTGCTGCCGTTGTTAAACGGTGAACAATGGACTGATGAAATGCACACAGCAGCGTTAGCGATCGGCGCGATTCATACTGCATTTGACATTCATGATCAGATCGACATAGACAACGCTTCTACGAAAGAACAGCAGTTGATGGTTCTTGCTGGAGATCATTTTAGTGGAATCCATTACAAACTATTGGCTTCCATTCCTAACTTCCATCTCATCCGTTCTTTATCTGCCGCCATCGGTAAGATCAATGAATGTAAAACGACATTGTTGCAATCACCGCCTCACTCACAAGAAGAACGTCTAGCGTTGATCAGTGAAGTGGAAAGCGGATGTATTATAGAGTTTTTCCATACGTTTGGTTTTACTCGTTATGCAGCAATGGTAGAAACGTTATTCCCGTTACTATGGCTGCTCGATAGTAAGCAACGAGACGTTACGGATGTGAAGTTTCCGCATCTCAAACTTGCAACAGCAGATGCAGAACAATGGATTGAGCGGTTCCAACAAAACATGAACGACAGATTACAAAATAGTTTTTTCTTACATAAACCTGTCATTAACGAAGTAGTAGGAATGTTTGAACGTGGAGAAAGCAAACTGATCTAG
- the mtrB gene encoding trp RNA-binding attenuation protein MtrB — protein MTQPDYLIIKAKKDGVNVIGLTRGNDTKFHHTEKLDRGEVMIAQFTEHTSAIKIRGEAEIHTAHGVVSSEEKE, from the coding sequence ATGACACAACCTGATTATCTAATTATCAAAGCGAAAAAAGATGGAGTCAATGTCATTGGACTCACGCGAGGGAATGACACAAAATTTCACCATACCGAGAAACTAGACCGGGGAGAAGTCATGATCGCGCAGTTCACCGAGCATACGTCCGCCATCAAAATTCGGGGTGAAGCTGAAATCCATACAGCTCATGGAGTAGTTTCGAGCGAAGAAAAAGAATGA
- a CDS encoding NAD(P)H-dependent glycerol-3-phosphate dehydrogenase, whose amino-acid sequence MEKVSIIGAGSWGTALSFVLAENGQDSLLWTRRLEQANEINDQHTNSHYLPNISLPENLTSTNDLETAVRHADIIVLAVPTIAMRETCRKIQMLATELKIFVHVSKGIEPDSLKRISEIIEEEIKDVHREAVVVLSGPSHAEEVVLRHPTTVAAASNDLSAAERVQDLFMNNYFRVYTNQDVMGVELGGALKNVIALAAGLSDGLGYGDNAKAALITRGLAEITRLGVRMGADQQTFSGLTGLGDLVVTCTSVHSRNWKAGNRLGKGQSLEKVTEEMGMVIEGVRTTKAAYQLAKHYDVNMPLTEALYSILFGNVPAKEAVDQLMNRGKKQEIDMFFDGI is encoded by the coding sequence ATGGAAAAGGTCTCTATAATAGGCGCAGGTAGTTGGGGAACAGCACTTAGTTTTGTGCTAGCTGAAAATGGACAGGATAGCTTACTTTGGACGAGACGTTTAGAACAAGCGAATGAAATCAATGATCAGCATACGAATAGTCACTATTTACCCAACATTTCACTGCCCGAAAACCTTACTTCAACTAATGATTTAGAAACAGCTGTCAGGCATGCGGATATTATCGTGCTCGCGGTTCCTACCATTGCGATGCGGGAAACGTGCCGAAAAATTCAAATGTTAGCAACAGAACTTAAAATATTTGTTCACGTCTCGAAGGGGATCGAGCCGGATTCATTAAAACGAATTTCAGAAATCATTGAAGAAGAAATCAAGGATGTTCACCGGGAGGCGGTAGTAGTCCTGTCGGGTCCGAGTCACGCGGAGGAAGTAGTCCTTCGTCATCCGACAACAGTGGCTGCCGCGTCCAATGATTTGTCAGCTGCAGAGCGTGTACAAGATTTATTTATGAACAATTATTTCCGCGTTTATACGAATCAGGACGTCATGGGAGTGGAGCTTGGCGGAGCGTTAAAAAATGTCATCGCGCTTGCAGCAGGTCTTTCTGATGGATTGGGTTATGGTGATAATGCAAAAGCTGCACTTATTACGCGTGGACTTGCGGAAATTACGAGACTCGGTGTACGGATGGGCGCCGACCAACAGACGTTTTCTGGATTGACGGGTTTAGGGGATTTAGTCGTGACTTGTACAAGTGTTCATTCGCGAAATTGGAAAGCGGGAAATCGCTTAGGGAAAGGCCAGTCACTCGAAAAGGTGACAGAAGAAATGGGCATGGTCATAGAAGGTGTCCGCACGACGAAAGCCGCTTATCAGTTGGCTAAACATTATGACGTCAATATGCCTCTGACAGAAGCGCTATACTCGATTCTATTTGGCAACGTACCCGCGAAGGAAGCTGTCGATCAGTTGATGAATCGTGGGAAGAAGCAAGAAATAGATATGTTCTTTGATGGTATTTAA
- a CDS encoding HU family DNA-binding protein encodes MNKTELINSVAEAAGLTKKDATKAVEAVFDTIQSTLANGDKVQLIGFGNFEVRERAARKGRNPQSGEEIEIAASKVPAFKAGKALKDAVK; translated from the coding sequence GTGAATAAAACAGAATTAATTAACTCTGTAGCAGAAGCGGCAGGTCTAACAAAAAAAGACGCAACTAAAGCTGTTGAAGCTGTATTCGATACAATTCAATCAACTCTTGCTAACGGTGATAAAGTTCAATTGATTGGTTTCGGAAACTTCGAAGTACGTGAACGTGCTGCAAGAAAAGGACGTAACCCACAATCAGGTGAAGAAATCGAAATCGCTGCAAGTAAAGTTCCAGCTTTTAAAGCGGGTAAAGCACTAAAAGACGCAGTAAAATAA
- the folE gene encoding GTP cyclohydrolase I FolE, protein MNEQNKEKLEQAVTMILEAIGEDPTREGLLDTPKRVAKMYTEVFEGLNKDPKEYFEVVFHENHDEVVLVKDIPFYSMCEHHLVPFYGVAHVAYIPRDGVVAGLSKLARAVETTARRPQLQERITSTVADVMMEMLNPIGVYIIIEAEHMCMTMRGIKKPGAKTITTVARGIYEHDDVKRAEILSLIRTN, encoded by the coding sequence ATGAATGAGCAGAATAAAGAGAAGTTAGAACAAGCAGTCACGATGATTTTAGAAGCGATTGGAGAAGACCCTACGCGTGAAGGTTTATTAGATACACCTAAGCGTGTCGCCAAAATGTATACAGAAGTTTTTGAAGGGTTAAATAAAGATCCAAAAGAATACTTTGAAGTTGTCTTCCATGAAAATCATGATGAAGTAGTATTAGTAAAGGATATTCCGTTCTATTCGATGTGTGAACATCATTTAGTTCCTTTTTACGGTGTGGCTCATGTAGCCTATATTCCACGTGACGGAGTAGTCGCGGGTCTTAGCAAGTTGGCGAGAGCGGTAGAAACGACAGCGCGCCGTCCACAACTGCAGGAACGCATCACATCGACTGTAGCTGACGTGATGATGGAAATGCTGAACCCAATCGGTGTTTATATTATTATTGAAGCTGAACATATGTGCATGACGATGAGAGGAATTAAAAAGCCCGGTGCCAAAACCATTACGACTGTCGCAAGAGGAATCTATGAGCATGACGATGTAAAACGCGCTGAAATTCTTTCGCTCATCCGAACGAATTGA
- a CDS encoding protein-glutamate O-methyltransferase CheR: protein MSDYSILIQGIKKKTGIDLSLYKEAQMKRRLTSLYEKKGYRDFKEYFQAIQTDKSLLDEFLDRMTINVSEFYRNAVRWNVLEKKIFPQLLEKNRRLKIWSAACSTGEEPYSLAMVLSSHVPLRDISITATDLDVGVLERAKVGLYGERSLKEVPKPIVAKYFIKEGQSYQVVDDIKRTVTFKQHNLLEDRYDTNYDLIVCRNVMIYFTEEAKDLIYTNFSKALKPGGILFVGSTEQIFNPEKYNFESVDTFFYRKK from the coding sequence ATGTCTGATTATTCGATACTGATTCAGGGGATAAAGAAGAAGACTGGCATCGATTTGTCTTTGTATAAAGAAGCGCAGATGAAACGCCGGCTCACCTCTTTATATGAAAAAAAAGGCTATCGCGATTTTAAAGAATACTTTCAAGCGATTCAAACAGATAAAAGCTTGTTAGATGAATTCTTGGACCGCATGACGATTAATGTGTCAGAATTTTACCGCAATGCTGTCCGCTGGAATGTTTTGGAGAAGAAGATCTTTCCACAACTTCTAGAGAAAAACAGACGTCTGAAAATTTGGAGTGCGGCTTGCTCAACAGGAGAAGAACCGTACTCACTGGCAATGGTCTTGTCGTCCCATGTACCGCTACGTGATATTTCGATCACTGCAACCGATTTAGACGTAGGAGTGCTAGAACGTGCCAAAGTAGGCTTATACGGTGAACGCTCTCTTAAAGAGGTGCCGAAACCAATTGTAGCAAAATATTTCATTAAAGAAGGTCAATCCTATCAAGTCGTAGATGATATTAAAAGAACAGTAACTTTCAAACAGCACAATTTACTGGAAGATCGATACGATACGAATTATGACTTGATTGTATGTCGCAACGTAATGATTTACTTTACTGAGGAAGCAAAAGATTTAATTTACACCAACTTTTCAAAAGCGTTAAAACCAGGCGGGATTTTGTTTGTAGGAAGTACAGAACAAATCTTTAATCCTGAAAAATATAATTTTGAATCAGTAGATACGTTTTTTTATCGAAAGAAATAA
- the spoIVA gene encoding stage IV sporulation protein A, protein MKEELYENLARRTDGDIYIGVVGPVRVGKSTFVKRVMEEVVIPNMTDANDRIRAQDELPQSSPGSVIMTAEPKFVPAQGTSVSIGDGELAFQIRLADCVGYVIDGVKGYEDENGPKYVHTPWHNEPIPFEEAARIGTDKVIRDHSTIGILVTTDGTVNNIPRAAAEVAEIEIVSKLKEIGKPFVIVLNSKMPAHERTVDLKRQLHEKYGVPVIAISADQLNAAEIQLILKEALYEFPITDIELQRPDWMEELGADHKLNARIDHIIEDGFLGVSKIRKVQEIAELLQEEEFVRHAEVIEVDAGKGKAIVNIDMDEQAYVAVCEEFMGREMRSKKDWLVFIKEAVKAKNSYDMYAEAIETAKKSGYGVALPSISDFQPTAPELIKQDTFFGVKMKAKAPSLHIIRIDMEAEFAPLIGSEFHSHHLLKELKNAYLHDRDALWETQLFGTPLHEVMKESIRYKTAAVPDRARKRLRETIEQMVNDGNKGMITFIV, encoded by the coding sequence ATGAAAGAAGAATTATACGAAAACTTAGCTAGAAGAACAGACGGCGACATTTATATAGGTGTGGTTGGCCCTGTTCGTGTAGGAAAATCCACTTTTGTCAAGAGAGTTATGGAAGAAGTTGTCATACCGAATATGACGGATGCCAATGATCGGATACGTGCCCAAGATGAGCTACCACAAAGTTCCCCGGGATCTGTCATTATGACGGCTGAACCTAAATTCGTGCCTGCACAAGGTACGAGCGTTTCTATCGGGGACGGGGAGCTGGCCTTTCAAATTCGTTTGGCGGACTGTGTAGGGTATGTTATTGATGGTGTGAAGGGGTATGAAGATGAGAATGGTCCGAAGTATGTCCACACACCTTGGCATAACGAACCAATTCCATTTGAAGAGGCAGCACGAATTGGAACGGATAAAGTGATTCGAGATCATTCAACGATTGGTATTTTAGTAACGACAGACGGGACTGTGAATAATATTCCGCGAGCGGCCGCAGAAGTCGCCGAAATTGAAATTGTGTCAAAATTAAAAGAAATAGGGAAACCGTTTGTTATTGTGTTGAATTCTAAAATGCCTGCTCACGAACGGACGGTGGATCTAAAACGTCAACTGCACGAAAAATATGGAGTGCCAGTAATTGCTATTAGCGCGGATCAGCTGAATGCTGCGGAGATTCAACTGATTTTAAAGGAAGCGTTGTATGAGTTTCCGATTACGGATATTGAACTTCAACGTCCTGATTGGATGGAAGAGTTAGGTGCGGATCACAAACTGAATGCACGCATCGATCATATTATCGAAGATGGTTTCTTGGGCGTTTCTAAGATTCGCAAAGTACAAGAAATCGCTGAATTACTGCAAGAAGAAGAGTTCGTGCGTCACGCTGAAGTTATTGAAGTAGATGCAGGCAAAGGAAAAGCGATTGTCAATATTGATATGGACGAACAAGCATATGTCGCGGTATGTGAAGAATTTATGGGGAGAGAAATGCGTTCAAAAAAAGATTGGCTCGTCTTCATTAAAGAAGCCGTAAAGGCAAAGAATTCGTACGATATGTATGCAGAAGCGATTGAAACTGCGAAAAAGTCCGGTTATGGAGTGGCACTGCCGTCTATTTCAGACTTCCAGCCGACAGCACCAGAACTTATTAAACAAGATACGTTCTTTGGGGTGAAAATGAAAGCGAAAGCCCCGTCGCTGCATATTATACGAATTGATATGGAAGCGGAATTTGCGCCATTGATCGGCTCTGAGTTTCATAGTCACCACTTGCTTAAAGAATTGAAAAACGCATATTTACACGATCGAGACGCATTGTGGGAAACTCAATTATTCGGTACACCATTACATGAAGTCATGAAAGAAAGTATTCGTTATAAGACAGCGGCAGTTCCTGATCGGGCGAGAAAAAGATTGAGAGAAACGATTGAACAGATGGTGAACGATGGCAATAAAGGCATGATTACATTCATTGTGTGA
- a CDS encoding DUF2768 domain-containing protein: MTILSSLDKMWLSFYAMGFMVISMGLIYASRYKIKNRAIQIIFAIIAYTLLITSFFAMVYLVFNGPTGGA, from the coding sequence GTGACAATTTTGTCCTCGTTAGATAAAATGTGGCTGTCTTTTTATGCGATGGGTTTTATGGTAATTTCCATGGGTTTAATTTATGCGAGCCGTTATAAAATAAAAAACCGTGCCATTCAAATCATTTTCGCTATTATAGCCTATACGTTATTAATCACTTCGTTCTTTGCGATGGTCTATTTAGTGTTCAATGGACCGACTGGAGGGGCTTAA
- a CDS encoding demethylmenaquinone methyltransferase yields MSISKEEKVHNVFEKISTDYDKMNSVISFNQHIKWRNDIMVRMNVQPGAKALDVCCGTGDWTVALAEAAGPTGEVVGLDFSANMLDSARPKTKPYPNLTLIQGNAMVLPFPDNSFDYVTIGFGLRNVPDYLTVLQEMRRVLKPGGMAVCLETSQSKIPVYRQAFRFYFKYIMPLFGKLFAKSYKEYSWLQESANDFPGMKELAQLFVDAGYQEVSYKSYSGGAAAGHIAYK; encoded by the coding sequence GTGTCGATCTCAAAAGAAGAAAAAGTTCATAATGTCTTTGAAAAGATTTCAACAGATTATGATAAAATGAATTCGGTCATCAGTTTTAATCAGCATATTAAATGGCGCAATGATATTATGGTTCGTATGAATGTACAACCAGGTGCGAAGGCATTGGATGTTTGTTGTGGTACAGGTGATTGGACAGTAGCGCTCGCTGAAGCGGCAGGACCTACGGGTGAGGTAGTTGGGCTAGATTTCAGTGCCAACATGCTGGACTCTGCTAGACCAAAAACAAAACCGTATCCAAATCTAACGTTAATTCAAGGAAATGCAATGGTACTGCCATTTCCGGATAACTCCTTCGATTACGTGACGATTGGCTTTGGATTGCGTAATGTACCGGATTACTTAACTGTTTTACAAGAAATGAGACGGGTATTGAAGCCTGGAGGTATGGCTGTTTGTTTAGAAACATCACAGTCTAAAATTCCGGTGTATCGCCAAGCGTTCCGTTTTTATTTTAAATATATTATGCCGTTATTTGGTAAGTTGTTTGCGAAAAGTTATAAAGAATATTCATGGCTTCAAGAATCAGCAAATGATTTTCCGGGGATGAAAGAGCTTGCGCAGCTATTCGTCGATGCGGGCTATCAAGAAGTTTCGTATAAGTCATATAGTGGCGGTGCGGCGGCGGGCCATATCGCATACAAATAA